The Accipiter gentilis chromosome 29, bAccGen1.1, whole genome shotgun sequence genome segment CACAGATTGACCAAGAGAAAGGGCATCCTTAGTACTCAGAATTAGAAAGTCAACTGCTTGCTGCACTAGAAAGTTAACCAGGCACATGCCACATACCCTAAACACTGGGAAAATTGCTAGTGAGAAACGATGGCTCTCCAGCAACCCAGGCCCAGGCTTCCTCTCACACAGCCCCTGTTCTTAGGCTAAACGATGTAGGTTCACATACCAAACAGCTTTGCCTTTCCAAGCAACTCATGATCTAAAAATTTCAACAATTTCTCTTACAGCAGAATTTTCCACTGTAAGCCACTTTAACTGCCAGAAACTCCCCTGCAGCTTGCTGCACATAACTTAGAAAAACTAAGACGTTTCTGTTGCCTTTCCACATTGACGCTAGTTACGCTTCTCACTTGAGACAAAGTCTGGGGCATCATTAAAGTGTGCTCATGTCCCACATTCATTGGGACAAATATAGTGATAGGACATGAGCAAGAACAAAGACTCATTTACCATTTGTTACAAGTaggtctgaaagaaaaaaaaaatccctctgccttctcctcccagcaTCATATCATGTTATAATATATGCAACAGAGAGCACAGAACTGCAGCATCACCATTCTGTAGGGCTCTTAAACAGGAGACCAAGTCATTATTATGGCTTTGATGTCCTTTTATTAACACTTGTCAACCATCTAAGGGTTCTGCTCAATATTCAGCCAGATTCatcactggttttgtttctttttaaaaaaaatttaaagaaacaatAACTATACTgaagtcctggggtttttttaccttcccTTATCTCAGTAATCCGACTAATAATCCAATGCAGATGAGGATAAGGAGActttttctgacattttccaCTACTTACCAAGGCATCTACCCCTGGTCACTAAATAATGCCCCACAGAACACGTACTGAAAGACCAAAATCCTGCTGCTTATTCTACACCGGCACAATCAGTTGCTTTGGATCAGTTTCATTGTTTCAGTTCACTCAGGCTCTGGGGTTCCTACAACCATTCACTTCACTACAGACTTCAGAATACGTCCCATCCTGCTGAAAACATAACACTGCAAGGCAATTTCAGTGATGTGCAGGATGCCCTTCTGCAGGAGAGGCTTCCACAGAACATCAACATTTAAAATTGATAGGCTCAAGTCAAAGTTGCATCTACATCTCACAAAGGTCAGCCAGTATCCTTCGTTCACTATCTCTCTCCAAACAGGACCAAGGTCTCTGCTAAATAAACCTGAGAACCACCAGGCTTCTCCAGTTTGCTGCAAGGTAGGACAAAAAACTACCCTGGAAGAAAATCCCAAGATTGCATCTCTCAGGAGTAACATACCTGGTCCTGTACATACACAAACATAAAGCAACACTTGCCTAATCACAATTGTTTGTTTATATGCAAGGTAAACTTATGCAAGAGCAAGTCTCTCTTGTATGTATTTGCATCTAAAAACTCGCTTCCAGTCTACCCCTTTTAACACTGCGTGGAGATGCACTGACAGTTTAATACATTAATCACACTAAGGCAGGTCTGATGACCAGAGGCCAAGTTTGAGTAAAGACTTTCCCCATTATGGTGCGAGATTCCCTGGTCTCCAGCATCCTTCTCCTCTTGGCCTCCTCGTAAGACCTCTGGGTTCAGGCAGAGTGACAAACAGGCAGCCAGCATGCCAGCCTCCTCTGACCTTCATTGTCACAGCACACCCTCCAGCCCAGCAAAGCTCTGGCTTTAGGAGGCTGCTGGCCAAGTCTATTAATAACCGACACTGCGCTGCGAAGTTGCCTTGTGCCAAAGCCAGTCCCCGTATTTCTTCTCAAAGTCTTTGCAGCAGCTGTCAAGAACTCATCAGATTGATTACAAAGAGTTCATTTGCGTCTTTGGCATGCCTAAATCAGACAAGGTAACAGAACTCAGAATTCACACCAACTCATCCACTTACCACAGATATAAAGGCTTTATCTACAACTAAATCATTGACCTACAGTTCTGCTCTTGCACCAGTTTTCCCAAGTGCATGAGAACAGGGCCTTCATCAAACCACACATTTCATAATTTACAAAGAGCAAGAACGGGCCTCCACTTCCTACAGACCCAGCAAATATGATCTTTTTTGCTTGCTATTTTAATGCACATTATACATAAATGCATGAAGTTATTTAATATGTTATTGAAAGCAGTTTCACCTTGTGTTAAACTGGTTCAGGGTATCCACATTTGTCCTTTAGGATTAGTCAGGAGATGGGTGGCTGAGAAGCTGTTGGCAAATAGCTCTCAGCAGGACGGTATCAACGGGAATTTCAAACTGTAACACTGCTTCATTTGTTTGATACAACCTTGTGTTGCTCAACCCTTCATGATGCATTACGAAGGCCTGGCTGAAAGCTCCACAACTGCCCCAGCAGGATTCAATACACAAAAACCATGAAAATGTTGTTTCTAAATGTATATAGGTTTGAAGAGATATTCCAGTCTAGGTTACAGAACAGTAttagaattttgttctttttatcatAAACAGACTTCTGTAACACAATAAAAACTCAGGCCCTCCTTTTCCAGATGACTGTGAATGGAAAACAGGTGAAAGCATCACACAGAAAGGATTCCCTGCTTCCTCTGCCCCTTAGAGTTGCTGAAAATTTTAGTACATTATGCAAGGTATAATACAGAGTATTCCAAAGTCTTGGAGAGTAAAATAGTTACAGAAATAAAGAGTCTGAAGGGGAGAATTAAAAGACGTCATGACAGAAGATAAAGTATTGATCAGAAATAAGATTAAACTTTTTTATGATTGCAACTGCTACAATAGAAAGAGTTTCTCAATCCATCCATGGAGTCACTTGCGAAAGAGCTAACTGATCAACTATCCCAGAACAGCACAGATACAGCATTCTCTGACAGCTAGAAGAGTCCCGAGACATActtaaaaagcaaagcttttcagaGGAGAAGTCTGAAGCAAACAGAACACTGCAGAGtccagctgcagcactgcagttATACTTCTTCAGTACGTGAAAAGTGAACAACAGAACTTGTGTGGGAGTTTGGACAGCAACAACTTGGAGATCAAAGAGGAGATACCAGGCTAAGAAAGAAGTGATGAAAGCAGATGTTGAAGATTTCAGCAGAATGGGAGCTGATGTAGTTTCACACAGGGAAGCTGATACTGAGGGAGCAATACGCAGCCACGTATATGAacttgggagaagaaaatatCACCAGGCCGAGGAGGCCATCATCGTTACAGCAGAGGCAATCGGACACTTGTAACTGAAAAGAGACAAGGGTTATGTTTGCTCTGTTTCTTAAAGCTGAGAGAATTAGTCCAGCAGATGATGATCAGCACCACCAAGGAAGAGCAGTAGTTGCAGACAAAGTTCACCACTTCAGTCTGTCTCTAGGCAGCTGGGATTAATTCCACCAGTTCAAACTGTCTGGAACTTCAGCAGCAGAGATGAGGTTTTAGAAGAGCATTCCAGCCCTGCAGTTAATCGGGATCAGTAGGAAAACAGTTACATTAGCAAATACACAAATGCTACCATTACACATCCTTTCAACAATATGACACTCCAGAAACAAAGTAGAAAACATAGTTCCGGTCCAATTACCCATATATCCATTAAGTGCATATTTCCAGTTCCATTAAGTCTATACAAGTATTTTCATAAGGGAAATCGGAAAGTATTAGTAACAGGAGATTGACTATTCTAGAGGTAGTTGTAATTTAGCAGTAAAAGACTATCCCTTTACACAGTAGAACaagaaagcctttaaaaaaatccttcatgtGGTTATCACTTTACTGCTCAAGCAAAGTGAAGTATGTGAATTGCTTCATGCTAACCAGTGCAAACAAGCGTTTCTTTAGAAGGCTCACTGATCTGGCACACTATTTGTCAAATGGTTTAAAGATAACAGCATGGGTTAAAAAAATGCATCGTTTACATAAGCAAATTCCACCTCAAAGGACATCTAAGTACAATTCCTTCTCTCCCCCACAGCAGAAGGCCACCTCTAAAACAGAAGGCAGCAATTTTCCAAGAATGCTACAAAGGATTTTATCTCAGTAAGAACTCTCAAGCATTGAAGGAGCCAAAatattgctcattttcttttcaagttgcAGCCCAAAACTATTACTGTTACCACAAGGACTTTTAGCCTACTGACGTAAAGAAATTAGCAACTCACAGCTAAGATTGGCAATAACCTCACATTACGAGTCTAatattttctccatctgtctGCCAAACATTAGAAGGTAACTCCCGTATCAAACATACTGttgaatggaaggaaaaataaaacaagccagaGCCACCAAGTAATTTACTAATCACAAGCAATCCACGTGATTTATGCCTAAATCGGTCTCCAAACACCATGTCCAAtacatcaaaaatattttcaacttgACGCTTAAGCACTTTTCTCGAGTGTAACTTCACAGCAGTTACCCTGAGCGTCAAGGTGCCATTATTAGCTAAGGatggggcagaaaaaaaagaacgaCTTATTAATAGAACTGCCTGGGAAACAGGAAGTTTATGTGGTTTTCCTAAAAATTACACAATGCAGAAGTTTTCTAGCCAGCTCTCTGAGGACTGTTCCCACATGTTTAACTGGAACTTTAGAGTTTTGAACTCTGCATCCTCATTCTTAACGGACACTTTTTACACTGCTGAAGGAGATGCTTTGCAATACTAACAATGCTTTGCAAGCTCTATTCATCTAACCAACCGCTTCCTGTACAGCGGAAGAGTAGGCAGAGGAAGTGAAGGGCTGAGGAACAATATTGACAGACAAGGACCTCAGCAGAAAGACAGGATTGTTAAGCAGCATCCAGACAGTGCTTCCCTCTGACAGAGCAGTTCCAGTCCCTGCagaacagttcctctctgctgctcccacagCATGGCGAGTGAGTTTGCTATCTGCTGGGAAGTAAAAACGTATTTTGTTTCATGGTGCATCCTCCTAGCCTGGAGGATGTCAGGCTGGATTGAGTAGCGTGCCcggaaagaaaagagaatgcaAACCAAGACAAGCATGCAGGCATAAGCACAGAACGTTCTGGTGGATAAGAGACTTTTGCCAGAGGTAAAAGCATTTGGCACCCACGGGTGGCAGCAGGTCAGCATTTCACAGGGCATGCACAGGTGATTTATATGGCATAATCAGATTTCATTACTGAAACGCACACAGCAGAAAATCACCATGGCACTAacattatttttagaaacagCACAACTAAACCACTCACAAGATCCTCACACTGCCAAAGAATTCTCATACTTTACAGCAGCAAGGCAGATGCCAaccaaaaataaatgttagaaGTTAAGCTATTGGAAATTCAAAGTTAGAAAGGAACTAGAAACTCTGGAAAGGATGGATACATGCAATTAAAGCACACAAATAAATTGGGGCACCACTCCCCAGAACGGGGAGAGACTAAGAACTGTCACTTGAATTGGATGTCTCTTCAGTGACTCAGAAGTTCTCCTTAAActcttcttccttcctgcagGATTGAGGCACTCTGAGCTGGCACATCCCTGACTGCACCCATGTGTCTATCTTCTGTCCTCCCAAGACAGTCAGCTTTTTTATGGTCCTACATATAAAATACAAGAGACTAGGCAAGGCCAAACTGTGCACTGAGAACCAGCCCATTACTCTGATTCATACAGATGTAAATTATGCTAATTACAGTTAAATAGAGCAACATCACATTGAACCTTGAAGCCTAGAATCATCAGTGTACAGCATCACACAAAGAGCTGTGTGACCACAAAAGGGCACAGCTCCCAATACTGAAGTAGAAAGTCAGTGCGCTGCGCATTTTATATACTCCATGCACAAACCATACAGATAGAGCAGCCTTCCTACAGTTTAAGGTATTTCAAACCCCTTAAGATAGACAGCGAGTTTAGCATGTGTAAGCCATCTTGGGCAAGAAACTTGAGCAGCAACATGGTGCCAAACAGACTAATGTGAGGAAATGCAATGATGCAATGAAAACTGCATGACAACCTGACTGCACCTATGCATTCCAAAACAATCTTTTACAAGTGTAAGTAAGCATACAAGCTTCCTAGCCCTCAGACCTGGAGAAAGGGGATTTTCTTTATGGTTCTTCCTGTCCAAGCAGTAACTTTTCAACCTTAAATTTCCACAGTTAATACCATACATGCCCACAGGCAGTAAGCAAGCTGATTGCTCCAGGTTTGACGTTCCAGTCAGCAGGGTTGCTTTTAGGCAAGTACCCAGAAATGCTTAAGCGTGCTCTCGGGTGCAGAGCGGGACAGCAGTGCCTGCCATCACACAAACGCCTGTTCTCGCTCAGGCCCCTGCTGGCTACGCGTCAGGGAGGTAACTGGATGCAAGGCCGGCATGCGACAAGCAGGTGCCCGCTGGCACCACTGACCTGGAGGGTCTTCTGCCCCGGCCGAGGCACGGTTAAAGGGTCTTCAGAGCCCACGTCCCGCTCCCGAGAACGGCGGAGCCCGGCGAGCTCCGCGGCACGGAGCAGGGCTCCGCCAGGGCGCGGGATGAGGGGGGCGGCCAGACGCTCCCTCACCCCCCAGGAACGCACGCCCGGAGCCCGACCCGGCTCTGCCCGCCCcaccggcccccgccgccgctcacCAGAAGGTCCAGCTCGGTGCGGTGCAGCCCGAGGCGGCCCAGGCCCACGGCCAGGTCGTGGATGCAGAGCGCGCCGTCGCGGTTCACGTCGAGCTTCTGGAATAGGGCGCGGAGGCGCCGGTCCTGCTCGGAGGCCTCGCACAGAGACCGCCCGCAGGGgcccgcgctcccgccgccgccctccgccgccgggccgggggccgcaCCGGCGGCCCGCGGGGAGCCGCAGGGGCAGAGCACGCCGCTCACCACCGGGGAGGCCAAGGAGCGCCGCGCCCCCGGCATCGTCCCGCCGCCCGCTCCTcacgcgcgccgacgccggcaaATGGCGGCGCTTCCGCCGCGAGGAACCGACACGGAGCGCTTCCGCCTTCGCGCCacacgccgccgccgccacgtGACGCTCCGCGCCGACCAATGGCAGCGGCCCGCGCGCCGGCGCCTGCCAACACGCCCCCGCCCACACCCCCGGCGTCCACGCGCTCCCGCGAGGTGGGCGGGCGCTGACGCAAGGAGGAACGCCTTCCCCTTCACCAATCGGAAGGAAACACCGCCCGGGGCGGAAGGTGGGCGGTACAGGCGCCTGAGAAAAACTCCCATTGGTCGAGCCCCTGGGGGGAGGCGGGGATAAGGCTACAACATCTCCAGTCAGATCGGGAACCGGGCGTCAGTTTGAGCTTGACGGACGCGGCATGTATCCGGTAGCTGCCAAAGCAGGGGACGCCCTGTGTTGATGGACGGGAGAAGTACCCAATGGAATTAGAGCGGGGAAATCCATGGGCGGACCCAGCCCTTCACAGGCCTCACGCAGGCCCAGTGGCATGAGACGAGCGGCGAGGCGGGGCCGTCTCTTGGCCCCCCCCGACAGGCAGCGTGGCTGGCCAATGACAGCGCGGCGCTGCCTGCGGGAGGCGAGATCTCCACCTGATGGGCAGGCGGGCTGCCCTATCAGGCGAGGCAGGAAAGGGGGCTGATTCTGGAAGCCATTACGCCAGTGTCGCAGGGTGGAGGCCGTTGAGTGGGGTTTGCTGGGTGGCTGCGGTACGCAATTTGCGTATCGTTGGCGGTGccaaggggggagcggggggggaacGGACACCTCCGGGCCCTGAGGGGCCTCGGGGCCCCCCTGTTgtccccggccccgggggcgaGCAGGCCTGGGGGGGGCCCTGCCGCCCTTCGACCCTGCCCAGCCTCCCCCAGGGCCCCCTGGGCCCGGCCAGGCCCCCCCCTGACCTGCAGGTGTCCCCCAGTGCCCCCTCCTCCGTGCCCCTCATGGCCATGGCGTCGCCCCCGGCGCCCCCAGCCAAGAAGCGGAAGATGAACTTCTCGGAGCGGGAGGTGGAGATCATCGTGGAGGAGCTGGAGCGAGGCAAGCACCTCCTCATCAACCACTTCAACGCGGGCGTGCCCCTGGCCGCCAAGGCGGCCGCCTGGCACGACATCCTGCGCCGCGTCAACGCCGTCGCCACCTGCCACCGCGAGCTGCCCGAGGTCAAGAAGAAATGGTCCGACCTCAAGACCGAGGTGCGACGCAAAGTGGCCCAAGTCCGGGCTGCCATGGAAGGGGGAGGCGAGAGCCAGAACGGCAACGGCAACGGGCCAGAGAGCGAAGACCCGACTGGCGCTGCGACCGCCCCGGTTATCCTCACCCCCATGCAGCAACGCATCTGCAACCTGCTGGGAGAAGCCACCATCATCAGTTTGCCGAGTGGGGACTGCAGCGCAGGTGACGGTACCGAGATACCCATCACCGCGTCAGCCACCACAGTCACCCTGACCCAGAGTGAGTGCCGCGCCTGCTGAAGATGCTCTGTTCTGAATTGGAAGGTCATGCGGGGGGCCTTGACACCCACCCATGAGGAAGCCCTGAGCTCTGTGCAGGGAAACCCCTAGCAAAAAGAACCCCCCGCGTCTCTGTAATGAAAGCACCATTCCCAGTATGTCCTCTTGCTGTAGGGGAGTGGCTGCAAGATACGCACCTACTGAAAGTCAGCGTTGATAGCTGAGCTTGGCCTTAAGGACAAGGGAAGCCAGTATCCTTTGCACCTTGCAGATTGTTCAATCCCCCTCTCTGGGAGCAAAAGCAGGGGGAGAAGCACCTCCAAGGCTGATTTCCCAGTCTGCCCCAAAGAGCAGCTGTCCTTCTGACTAGTGGCGTTCTGGGTCTTGTCTTTGCCCTTATGTCACTTGGTTAATGCCACTTGGAAAGATTGTTCTGGAGCTTGAGAAGTGATTTTGTCTAGACAGATAAGGCATTCCCTATTCCTTTGGACTGTACAGCCTAGAAGGAAGCTCGAATGAGGGTGGAGTAGACTTAAATAGGTCATTTTGTGCATTGCTGTTCATTGTATGTTATCTCACTGAACAGGCAGTATTCCTGTGATATTCACTGAATAGTCCTGTAGATAAAAATCCCCATATCGCAGCTACTTCTTACCCGCTTTCTGTCCTTTGTTCTCAGTTCCTGCAGAGACGACCTACCACAGTCTGGAGGACGGAGTTGTGGAGTACTGCACAACAGAAGCCCCCACCACAGTCACTGCCGAAGCTCCCTTGGAGATGATGGCGCATCAACACGAAGTGTCTGCAAAACCCCAGGAGCTGAAAAGCCGAATTGCTCTGAACTCAGCCAAGCTCTTGCAGGAGCAGCGAGTGACCAACTTGCACGTGAAGGAGATTGCCCAGCACCTAGAGCAGCAGAATGACTTGCTTCAGATGATTCGTCGCTCTCAGGAGGTACAGGCATGTGCCCAGGAGCGACAGGCACAAGCCATGGAAGGAACACAGGCAGCACTGAGTGCCCTCATCCAGGTCCTCCGCCCCATGATTAAGGACTTCCGTCGATTTTTGCAGAGCAATACACCCAGTCCATCGGTCACCACTGACCCCAGCCAGACGGGGCAGCAAGATGGCATGATCCAGTGAAAGAAACAGCAATGGGACGTCTTTCTTGGAAAAAATCTGCCCGTGCTGCTGGTGGACACAGGGACCAAGGGGTGCTAGCTCTTGTCAATGTGAAATGGCTCGCCTTGGAGTCTTGCTGAGCCTAAACAGCTTTCTTTCTCTGCTAATCTTATGCTAATCTGCCTTTTCAGACTCCTCATACAGAGCCTTAGCAGGATGTGTAATAAAGCAGGAACTTAACATTGGTTGCTTTAGTTCCTTAAACAATagatttattacttttttttttttaaatttctgtttggaaaaaactCTCCAAAGTATGacacctttctctttctctctctgtcaagATCTAGAGCCTTTAACTGACTTCTGACATGGAGAGTCTTGTTGCGATATCACAGTACTGCAGCTGCCAAGGTACAGTTATCACAAACTGTAGTGCACGGTAGTGAATGCATTTCTGTCTCTTGCTGAAAGCATTTACTGGAAGTGTGGTACTGGATGTGGTACAGCCTTCCCTCTGCACTGAGAGGTATGCATGACATCCAGCCCATGCAGGCCAGCACCAAGCCTACATGCAGTTTAAATCCCACACACATCCCCCGAGGACATACATGGGATTAA includes the following:
- the NAIF1 gene encoding nuclear apoptosis-inducing factor 1 — translated: MGRRAALSGEAGKGADSGSHYASVAGWRPLSGVCWVAAVRNLRIVGGAKGGAGGERTPPGPEGPRGPPVVPGPGGEQAWGGPCRPSTLPSLPQGPLGPARPPPDLQVSPSAPSSVPLMAMASPPAPPAKKRKMNFSEREVEIIVEELERGKHLLINHFNAGVPLAAKAAAWHDILRRVNAVATCHRELPEVKKKWSDLKTEVRRKVAQVRAAMEGGGESQNGNGNGPESEDPTGAATAPVILTPMQQRICNLLGEATIISLPSGDCSAGDGTEIPITASATTVTLTQIPAETTYHSLEDGVVEYCTTEAPTTVTAEAPLEMMAHQHEVSAKPQELKSRIALNSAKLLQEQRVTNLHVKEIAQHLEQQNDLLQMIRRSQEVQACAQERQAQAMEGTQAALSALIQVLRPMIKDFRRFLQSNTPSPSVTTDPSQTGQQDGMIQ